TTCATCCTTTCCCGGAAATCCGGAAAGAGATTGTTAAGGCGATCGACCATGACGGTTCCATATTGGATGGCGCCTCACCGGAGCTTAAAAAGATCCGGATGGAAATAGCCGACCTGAGAAGAAAGATTACGAATCGTCTGGACAAAATCCTCTCCACCCGTCACAAAACTCCCGGATGGCAGGATGATACCATTATGCAGAGGGACGGCCGCTATGTCATTCCGGTCATCTCCGGGCAGTTCCGCGCCGATTCTGGAATCATCCATGACCGCTCTCAATCCGGTGCGACCCTGTTTGTGGAGCCCAATGATGTCATCGAGATGAATAATAATCTGGGGCTTCTCCTGCAGGATGAGCGTCTGGAAATCGACCGCATTCTCAGGTACATTACCGCCATGATTGGAGCCGCGGCGGAACGATTGTTGAAAAATATCGACCTTGTCGGAAAGCTTGATGCCATTCATGCCGCCGCCAATCTGGCCATCAAAATCGGCGGCCGTAAACCGACAGTGGATGGCGCCAGTCGCTTTCAACTTTTCAGCGCCCGCCATCCCCTTCTGATGTACTATACCGAGGAGAAAGATACCATCATCCCCTGTAACGTCTCTCTGGACAACGGCCGTCTGGCGCTGATTATAACCGGCCCCAATACCGGCGGCAAAACCGTCCTGCTCAAAACCGTGGGGCTGCTGATTCTGATGGCCCAGTCGGGGCTGCTTATTCCGGCCGATGAAAAATCGGAAATTGGGCTCTTTAGAAATATTTTCGCCGATATCGGCGATGAGCAATCGATTGAACTTTCTCTTTCGACCTTTTCATCACATATCCGGCAAATCATTTTTGCCGTTCATCATGCCGGCCCCGATTCACTGATCCTGCTTGATGAGATCGGCGCCGGGACCGATCCCAAGGAGGGAGCGGCCCTGGCCGAATCCATTCTCCTCAAAATGATCAGGCTTAAGGCCCGAGCTATTGTCACGACCCATTACTCTCAGCTGAAAACGATGCCGATGCTGTACCCGGAAATAGAAAATGCCTCCTTTGAATTTGACCGGGCTTCACTTAAACCCACCTTCCGACTCCTGACCGGAATCCCCGGGGCTTCCTATGCCGTCGAGATTGCCCGGCGGCTCGGGATGCCCGCCGACATCGCCGATAATGCCTCACAGCTTCTGGGAAAAGGGGAACGCTCTCTCACCGGCCT
The DNA window shown above is from Candidatus Zixiibacteriota bacterium and carries:
- a CDS encoding endonuclease MutS2, with the protein product MAGFDSHTLEVLEFPKILSILKGLCLTPYGMERIIEFSPLFDIPVIRSRMEEISQMKDIVQFSEAFPLYRTEDVTVLINNSRAQGIFLEPEELLWVKELIEVCSALHDYAKTEREKFPLIDGYLSQIHPFPEIRKEIVKAIDHDGSILDGASPELKKIRMEIADLRRKITNRLDKILSTRHKTPGWQDDTIMQRDGRYVIPVISGQFRADSGIIHDRSQSGATLFVEPNDVIEMNNNLGLLLQDERLEIDRILRYITAMIGAAAERLLKNIDLVGKLDAIHAAANLAIKIGGRKPTVDGASRFQLFSARHPLLMYYTEEKDTIIPCNVSLDNGRLALIITGPNTGGKTVLLKTVGLLILMAQSGLLIPADEKSEIGLFRNIFADIGDEQSIELSLSTFSSHIRQIIFAVHHAGPDSLILLDEIGAGTDPKEGAALAESILLKMIRLKARAIVTTHYSQLKTMPMLYPEIENASFEFDRASLKPTFRLLTGIPGASYAVEIARRLGMPADIADNASQLLGKGERSLTGLIESLEKELKVLREDKNTLEDKLKSTSQLEKYYHSQIENLKEEIGEAKKQHLHELESILSGVRVDVERIVKEIRESRASKESVKHAHKFLKEKKDELEHLKAKHIPRPVSAEKLQPGDMVIIESLRREGELVELVGDNKAKVRIGNILSSVDINDLRKITEYKKTPLTQSLVNIRDLTAPGPEIHLRGMTVDEAREALDKFLDTAIIAGMQQIYVVHGKGTGALRKSLTEFLKQHSVVDSIRLGNWNEGGAGVTVVTLK